Proteins from a single region of candidate division KSB1 bacterium:
- a CDS encoding SpoIIE family protein phosphatase: MALVKKPRNPAEPEDSALASFSDEAPEARGSRLTLAGGLFLSGLAGLLSVGNQVALIVPVTLLLFVAVAAWARGLRATSRLRQGSGPELMRWAMAGASGLAGTALIGGGVLSAPQALAGVLTALLVLAVAGSFFATLLWVLIRGLVFTRQRGSTQRNFAVLVVLAAAAVALRALGLVEAVPRSVGDGALLLTVIAAVVTGFRQPWVHSLFRRQKIAAFWAAFLVTVLCILTGGSLNQPSALATAAPFQAMLSVTALVGAVYFGMAGVALLLTLPTARVYDRRSRGLASLQRLSEMTSSLLDIDELVRTIPRLAAEVTEGDAAWLELRRNGRLRVVSSVRVAIEELEGRLVDLEQGISGWILRTGRTVLSQQLRRDPRLKDLRNVPRHWQSVIGVPVSARDRRHGVLYVARYEAFGFEPDDCELLLAFANQSAVALENANLIRESIEKQRLEEELRVARAAQQKLLPPEPLLWNGMTFDGLCITANDVGGDYFDYFPVDPDRVAVVIADVAGKGSSAAFYMAETKGVVETLSHLVERPRELLIRANEILSQRMDRKTFISLIYAVVDTAKHTVRFARAGHCPLAHVMRDGTVRFLEPRGVGLGLVRDPDYAELVEDIEFSMLPGESLFFFTDGLTEAMNPEGEEFGEGRISRVLSQFHQAEVGELKAKVVEEVRKFVGPHTPRHDDLTFVIVRLNPDRV, from the coding sequence ATGGCTTTGGTCAAGAAGCCGCGAAACCCGGCTGAACCAGAAGACAGTGCTCTTGCTTCCTTCTCGGACGAGGCGCCGGAGGCGAGAGGTTCCCGCCTCACGCTCGCCGGCGGGCTCTTCCTCTCGGGCCTGGCCGGTCTGCTCAGTGTCGGAAACCAGGTTGCCCTCATTGTCCCTGTGACACTGCTGCTCTTTGTGGCCGTGGCGGCGTGGGCACGTGGACTTCGCGCGACAAGCCGGCTGCGTCAAGGCAGTGGGCCGGAGCTGATGCGTTGGGCGATGGCCGGCGCCTCGGGTCTGGCTGGTACCGCTCTGATAGGGGGAGGGGTGCTGTCGGCTCCCCAGGCTTTGGCCGGGGTACTGACGGCGCTACTGGTTCTGGCGGTGGCGGGTAGCTTCTTTGCCACTCTCCTCTGGGTCCTGATCCGGGGCCTGGTCTTCACGCGCCAGAGGGGATCGACCCAACGCAATTTCGCCGTTTTGGTTGTCCTGGCGGCTGCGGCGGTGGCCCTCCGCGCCCTTGGGCTCGTCGAGGCCGTGCCGCGAAGCGTGGGGGACGGGGCTCTGCTCCTCACGGTCATCGCCGCCGTGGTAACGGGGTTTCGCCAGCCCTGGGTGCACAGCCTCTTCCGCCGACAGAAGATCGCGGCATTCTGGGCGGCCTTTCTGGTCACCGTCCTGTGCATCCTGACAGGGGGGAGTCTCAATCAGCCCAGCGCGCTTGCCACCGCCGCCCCCTTCCAGGCGATGCTGAGTGTGACCGCCCTGGTAGGCGCGGTGTACTTCGGGATGGCCGGTGTTGCCCTGCTCCTCACTCTCCCTACCGCGCGCGTGTACGACCGGAGGTCGCGGGGGCTTGCGTCGCTCCAGCGCCTCAGCGAAATGACCAGCTCGCTTCTGGACATCGACGAGCTGGTCCGCACGATCCCTCGACTGGCCGCGGAGGTGACGGAGGGGGATGCGGCCTGGCTCGAGCTGCGGCGTAACGGCCGGCTGCGCGTGGTGTCCTCAGTCCGCGTAGCCATCGAGGAGCTCGAAGGCCGACTGGTAGACCTCGAGCAGGGCATCTCGGGATGGATTCTCCGCACCGGTCGCACGGTTTTGAGCCAGCAACTTCGGCGGGACCCGCGGCTGAAGGACCTCCGCAATGTGCCCCGGCACTGGCAGTCGGTGATTGGGGTTCCCGTTTCAGCCCGCGATCGCCGGCATGGGGTTCTGTACGTGGCCCGATACGAGGCGTTCGGTTTCGAGCCGGACGACTGTGAGCTCCTCCTGGCCTTCGCCAATCAATCGGCGGTGGCCCTCGAGAATGCGAACCTGATCCGCGAGTCCATCGAGAAACAGAGGCTCGAGGAGGAGCTGCGCGTCGCAAGGGCGGCCCAGCAGAAGCTGCTCCCGCCGGAGCCCCTCCTCTGGAACGGAATGACCTTCGACGGTCTGTGCATCACCGCCAATGACGTGGGAGGGGACTACTTCGACTACTTCCCCGTGGATCCGGACCGCGTGGCGGTGGTGATCGCCGATGTGGCGGGCAAAGGATCCTCCGCTGCCTTCTACATGGCCGAGACGAAGGGAGTGGTGGAGACCCTGAGCCACCTGGTGGAGCGACCGCGGGAGCTGCTGATCCGGGCCAACGAGATCCTTTCGCAGCGGATGGACCGCAAGACATTCATCAGCCTGATCTACGCGGTGGTGGACACGGCCAAGCACACCGTTCGCTTCGCCCGGGCCGGCCATTGCCCCCTGGCCCACGTAATGCGGGACGGTACCGTGCGCTTCCTCGAGCCAAGAGGCGTGGGGCTCGGTCTGGTGCGCGATCCGGACTACGCAGAGCTGGTCGAAGATATCGAGTTCTCAATGCTGCCAGGCGAAAGCTTGTTTTTCTTCACCGATGGACTGACGGAGGCGATGAATCCGGAAGGGGAAGAGTTCGGGGAAGGGAGGATCTCCCGTGTCCTTTCGCAGTTCCATCAGGCGGAGGTAGGGGAACTCAAGGCCAAGGTGGTGGAGGAGGTCCGCAAGTTCGTGGGACCTCACACCCCGCGTCACGACGACCTGACGTTTGTGATCGTCAGGCTTAATCCGGACCGTGTGTGA
- a CDS encoding PP2C family protein-serine/threonine phosphatase gives MVIPRRKNLYLAAAGVAGLALFTWTSLRWDPLTAIRLPLKRAEILERAEQIAAAAAGDVEGQGVSVQFLSDRRWLRYLQSRFGVQEAHHWIRAGAPAYRWQVKWNPRLRYFQLGREMPDEQALEMVRSSILGEISVELDPHGHLLSFSRRPSRSDSLRTLPDSARARQMATDFLRLAGVPESALAGLQLRRENRGQPGPPVHVFSLEGASSVPGVTETRWLVVGREGIRSYRTEYSIPRDYAPSPSKLTSLFELTGLLSVVTLALVLLIRRLRADKIDLAQGIPLAALVTVCVAIIAYTSMETPDLYSVMGVAFIVPVVGLAVLVLYALADSVGHDVWPEKVRPVTAVLRGRILVRSVGQDILRGFLWAGIAAGSVRLVDWLYLQFGEGRLLIDPRQPVLASGSPFVLHLCAATSLAVLRELTFRALVVSYFRRFVVASLPLLFLGSVTGLFDFIGLGLGETEPGLTQFLRQGVFAAAMTGSLLSGSFLVPVVAAWVVALLHKSLALWAAGLSLSGIAGFACLGLLLGFGIVVRARGMPASTLDALEPAYVSRVAERERLQRELEIARSVQQGFLPANLPQVPGLDLASRCVPATEVGGDYYDVFLLDSHRLGVAVGDVSGKGIGAAFYMTLAKGFLRACTQQSDSPREVLIRVNQLFCENAERGRFISMIYAVFDLRQRVLSFARAGHNPLLLRRLRAGEVESFAPSGMALGLARSSLFSEVTVEERIPFAPGDVFVFYTDGFTEAMTLEEVEFGEERLAEALRTTDSAGTAQEILDHLFRAVTGFVGSGKQHDDMTLVVVKAI, from the coding sequence GTGGTTATCCCCCGCAGAAAGAACCTGTACCTTGCGGCCGCCGGAGTTGCGGGGCTGGCCCTGTTCACCTGGACTTCGCTGCGATGGGATCCGCTGACCGCGATTCGTCTTCCCCTCAAGAGGGCTGAGATCCTCGAGCGCGCCGAGCAGATCGCAGCGGCTGCGGCAGGCGACGTGGAGGGTCAAGGGGTTAGCGTCCAGTTCCTGAGCGACCGGCGGTGGCTCCGGTATCTGCAGAGCCGCTTCGGGGTCCAAGAAGCCCATCACTGGATCCGGGCAGGTGCCCCCGCCTACCGCTGGCAGGTCAAATGGAACCCGCGCCTGCGCTACTTCCAGCTCGGTCGCGAGATGCCCGATGAGCAGGCTTTGGAAATGGTTCGCTCCTCCATCCTGGGAGAAATCTCGGTGGAGCTGGACCCCCACGGCCACCTGCTCTCTTTCTCGCGACGCCCCTCTCGCTCCGATTCCCTGCGCACCTTACCCGATTCGGCGCGCGCGCGCCAAATGGCCACGGACTTCCTGCGCCTGGCCGGTGTCCCCGAGTCCGCTCTGGCCGGTCTTCAGCTGCGCCGCGAGAACCGAGGGCAGCCGGGGCCGCCTGTCCACGTGTTCTCTCTGGAGGGGGCTTCCTCGGTACCCGGGGTCACAGAGACGCGTTGGCTTGTGGTCGGTCGGGAGGGGATTCGAAGCTACCGTACCGAGTACAGCATCCCGAGGGATTACGCCCCGAGTCCCTCCAAGCTTACAAGCCTGTTCGAATTGACAGGTCTGCTGTCCGTCGTCACCTTAGCCCTTGTCCTTCTGATCCGCCGATTGCGAGCCGATAAGATCGATCTGGCCCAGGGGATCCCTCTCGCCGCTCTGGTGACGGTCTGCGTGGCGATCATTGCCTACACCTCAATGGAAACCCCGGACCTCTATTCTGTAATGGGGGTGGCGTTTATTGTGCCCGTGGTCGGGCTCGCGGTGCTGGTCCTCTATGCCCTCGCCGATTCGGTGGGGCACGACGTTTGGCCGGAGAAGGTCCGCCCGGTGACGGCTGTCTTGCGGGGGAGAATCCTGGTCCGGTCCGTCGGACAGGATATCCTGCGCGGCTTCTTATGGGCAGGAATCGCTGCGGGCTCAGTCCGACTGGTGGATTGGTTGTACCTGCAATTCGGGGAGGGCCGTCTACTGATCGACCCGCGGCAGCCGGTTCTGGCTTCGGGCTCTCCGTTTGTCCTGCACTTGTGTGCCGCGACCAGTCTGGCCGTCCTGCGCGAGCTCACCTTCCGTGCGCTTGTAGTGAGCTACTTTCGCCGGTTCGTCGTCGCTTCTCTGCCTCTCCTTTTCCTGGGTTCCGTCACCGGGCTTTTCGACTTCATCGGTCTGGGACTGGGTGAGACGGAGCCAGGTCTGACGCAGTTCCTTCGCCAGGGTGTGTTCGCTGCGGCCATGACCGGTTCGCTGTTGAGCGGTAGTTTCCTCGTGCCCGTGGTTGCAGCCTGGGTGGTCGCCTTGCTCCACAAGAGCCTCGCACTCTGGGCCGCTGGTCTGAGCCTCTCCGGGATAGCAGGTTTTGCCTGTCTTGGCCTTCTTCTCGGCTTCGGGATTGTGGTTCGCGCCCGGGGTATGCCTGCTTCGACTCTGGACGCGCTTGAGCCGGCCTACGTGTCGCGGGTGGCGGAGCGTGAGCGCCTCCAGCGGGAGTTAGAGATCGCCCGGAGCGTGCAGCAGGGCTTTTTGCCCGCCAACCTCCCTCAGGTTCCCGGCTTGGACCTGGCAAGCCGCTGCGTCCCTGCCACGGAGGTAGGCGGTGACTATTACGACGTTTTCCTCCTGGACTCCCATCGGCTCGGCGTGGCGGTCGGCGATGTCTCGGGAAAGGGCATCGGCGCCGCTTTCTACATGACCTTGGCCAAGGGATTCCTGAGGGCGTGCACACAGCAGAGCGACTCGCCCCGTGAGGTCCTGATCCGCGTGAACCAGCTCTTCTGCGAAAATGCGGAGCGCGGACGCTTCATCAGCATGATCTACGCTGTCTTCGATCTGAGGCAGCGGGTCCTTTCCTTCGCCCGCGCCGGGCACAACCCGCTTCTGCTGCGCCGCCTTCGGGCAGGCGAGGTCGAGAGCTTCGCACCCAGCGGAATGGCCCTTGGCCTTGCTCGTTCGAGCTTGTTTTCGGAGGTGACCGTGGAGGAGCGTATACCCTTCGCTCCAGGAGACGTGTTCGTATTCTACACGGACGGCTTCACCGAGGCGATGACCCTGGAGGAAGTCGAATTTGGGGAGGAGCGACTCGCAGAGGCGCTCCGGACCACGGATTCAGCGGGGACCGCTCAGGAGATCCTGGATCACCTGTTTCGCGCGGTCACGGGATTCGTGGGCAGTGGGAAGCAGCACGACGACATGACCCTCGTTGTCGTCAAGGCGATCTGA
- a CDS encoding Na+:solute symporter, which yields MDLPSNIQPLPFRFQGSISPLDWFIVLLYVLFSLVLGLYFSRRGTKDISAYFASGRGVPWWLLGTSMVATTFAADTPLAISGLVVKQGIWGNWFWWAQVPMFMLGVFFFSRLWRRAGILTDTELVNVRYSGTSARILRGFRAVYFALPYNLLVMGWVNLSMTKIMALAFGISKQVAVPICILITVSYCAISGLWGVMATDFFQFFLAMGMAIVLAVIAVSSAGGIGHVIGQMTALYGKEKAASMLSLVPSPANTDAFHVFLLYVLLLWWTVGNTDGGAYLAQRMIAAKNEKHSFLGYLWFNVAHFCLRPWPWILVGMVAAVQFPGIVNPQTGAPDPELGYIAVMLTHLGPGLLGLMMASFLAAFMSTISTQLNWAASYLVNDLYRPFIRPGASEKHYVWVSIAATVLIALLGGAVTFLMTDIFRAWLLLSAINAGIGIVYIARWYWWRVNAWSEISAILAILGSVAVILYAPNPGVVRAMLLGSVVLALLAIAWRALRDPGWWSANWGLSTAVLFAGILAAASVLGFTLPEKAFPWTLLYTVPVSLVIWLAVTLLTDPVAEDQLLEFYRRVHPGGPGWRRIAARLQGIQLDNVSLFTRKNIAGSLLGIVAVYSVLLGFGKLILSGATSGLLLLLLAAVCVVGIVRLLSEEKWATG from the coding sequence ATGGATTTACCCAGCAACATTCAGCCTCTCCCTTTCCGGTTCCAAGGCAGCATCTCCCCCCTGGACTGGTTCATCGTCCTCCTGTACGTCTTGTTCTCACTCGTCCTCGGACTCTACTTCTCGCGCCGCGGCACCAAGGATATTAGTGCCTACTTCGCCAGCGGCCGGGGAGTGCCATGGTGGCTCCTCGGGACCTCGATGGTTGCCACCACCTTCGCCGCCGACACCCCACTGGCCATCAGTGGCCTTGTGGTCAAACAGGGGATCTGGGGGAACTGGTTCTGGTGGGCGCAAGTGCCCATGTTCATGCTCGGCGTGTTCTTCTTCTCCCGTCTCTGGCGGCGGGCCGGCATCCTGACCGACACGGAATTGGTGAATGTCCGCTATTCGGGCACCTCAGCCCGGATCCTGCGGGGCTTTCGAGCTGTGTATTTCGCGCTTCCCTATAATCTCTTGGTCATGGGGTGGGTCAATCTTTCCATGACCAAGATCATGGCCCTGGCGTTTGGCATTAGCAAACAGGTGGCTGTGCCGATCTGCATCCTCATCACGGTCAGTTACTGCGCGATCAGTGGCCTCTGGGGCGTGATGGCTACCGACTTCTTCCAGTTCTTTCTGGCCATGGGGATGGCCATTGTACTGGCGGTGATCGCGGTCTCCAGCGCCGGGGGCATAGGGCACGTCATCGGCCAGATGACGGCTCTCTACGGCAAAGAAAAAGCGGCGTCCATGCTGAGCCTGGTACCCTCTCCGGCCAATACGGACGCATTCCACGTGTTCCTTCTGTACGTTCTACTCCTCTGGTGGACTGTGGGCAACACCGATGGCGGAGCCTATCTGGCCCAACGGATGATCGCGGCCAAAAACGAGAAGCATTCCTTCCTGGGCTATCTCTGGTTCAATGTGGCCCACTTCTGCTTGCGTCCGTGGCCCTGGATTCTGGTGGGAATGGTAGCCGCCGTCCAATTCCCCGGAATTGTGAATCCCCAAACAGGCGCTCCGGATCCGGAACTCGGCTACATCGCCGTGATGCTCACGCATCTGGGTCCCGGGCTTCTGGGCCTGATGATGGCGTCCTTCCTCGCCGCCTTTATGTCCACCATCAGCACCCAGCTCAACTGGGCTGCGTCGTACCTGGTCAACGATCTCTACCGCCCCTTTATCCGGCCCGGCGCGTCCGAGAAACACTACGTCTGGGTCTCAATCGCCGCCACGGTCCTGATTGCCCTCCTGGGCGGTGCGGTGACGTTCCTGATGACGGATATCTTTCGGGCCTGGCTCCTCCTTTCCGCCATCAATGCCGGTATCGGCATCGTGTACATTGCCCGGTGGTACTGGTGGCGCGTCAACGCGTGGTCGGAGATCAGCGCCATTCTCGCCATCCTGGGCTCGGTCGCGGTCATCCTCTACGCCCCTAATCCTGGGGTTGTGCGCGCGATGCTGCTCGGGAGCGTGGTGCTCGCCCTCCTCGCGATTGCCTGGCGGGCCCTGCGCGACCCGGGGTGGTGGAGCGCGAATTGGGGACTTTCTACCGCCGTCTTGTTCGCGGGGATCCTGGCCGCGGCATCGGTGCTCGGCTTCACTTTGCCGGAGAAGGCATTTCCCTGGACGCTGCTCTACACCGTCCCCGTTAGCCTGGTGATCTGGCTAGCCGTGACGTTGCTCACCGATCCCGTGGCGGAGGACCAGCTCCTCGAATTCTACCGCCGGGTTCACCCAGGAGGGCCTGGCTGGAGAAGAATTGCGGCGCGACTGCAAGGGATCCAGCTGGACAACGTGTCCTTGTTCACGCGCAAGAACATTGCGGGATCGCTCTTGGGGATCGTCGCGGTCTACTCCGTGCTCCTCGGATTTGGCAAGCTGATCCTCAGCGGGGCAACAAGCGGCCTTCTGCTTTTGCTGCTCGCCGCCGTCTGTGTCGTCGGGATTGTGCGCCTCCTGAGCGAAGAGAAATGGGCGACCGGCTGA